A region of the bacterium genome:
GCCGGCCACGACCCCCGCGCCAACCCCGGCCCGATCATCACGACGCTGATCGACCTGGAATCCATGCTCGCCGGAGCCGAGGAGAACGGCACGATCCTGCCCGAGCGGGGCAGCTTCGTGGTGGTCTATCCCGGACCGGACGGCGAGGAGCGGCTCTGCCACATGTACCTGCCGGCGGGGCGCGCGATCGCCGACGGCATCAACCCGATCCTCGTCCTGGCCGACGGCGACATGTCCGGCGCCCGGCTGGCCGACCGGATCCGGCGCAACTACGAATTCGGCGACCGCAAGCCCCGGCTGAAGACGGGGCGGGACGACCGCTTCCCCATCTACCTGGTGCCCGAGTTCCGCCCCGACCCGGCCCGCTTCCAGGCCGACCTGCTCGAAGAGGTGCGGGCGGTGCGGGCCTGGGCCATGACCTACTTCGACGTGCGCGCCCTGTCGCTGGTCGGCATCGATGCCGCCGGCGGCGCGGTGCTGCGGGCGGCCCGGACCGCGCCGGTGACCCTGGCCGGACTGATGGTCTTCGCCGGGTTCGACCTCGAACCATGGCCCCAGGCCCAGCCGGCGTTCCTGCGCGAGCAGTTGGGTCCGGCGCCGGAGAACCTGCCCGTGACCTGGATCGATTTCGTGGGCGAGACCCGCCGCGCGGGGCAGGGCGCCGACCTGCTGCAGGCCCTGCGCGACGTGGGCTACGACGTCACGAGCACCGAAGTGCGGGGCGGCCTGAATCTCGCCCAGGTGGCCGACCGCGTCGTGATCTGGGCCGAGGACCTGCGCTGAACACCGCGGCCCAGATCGCCGCTGGCCACACCGGCCGGCGGCGCCTACCATACGGGCGCCACCGCCCACCCCGTCCGAGGAGACGTCCATGACCTTCCCGCGCCCCCAGACCGTCGCCGGCGTGCTGCCTGCCGGCCTCGTGCTGGCCGCCCTGCTCGCGGCGGCCCTGCTGCCGACCGCCGGCGCCCACGCCGAACCGGCCCGCGTGGCCAACGGACCCGCCCCCGCCGACGGCACCCGCGACCTCGAACTCACCGAGCTCTGGCGGCGCGGCGGCCTCGAGGACGAGGACGTCATCTTCGGCCTGATCACCGCCGTGCGGACCGACGCCGACGGCACCGTGTACGTCCTGGACAGCCAGCTCTCGGAGATCAAGGTCTTCACGCCCGACGGCGAGCTGAGCGAGATCCTCGGCCGCGAGGGCGACGGCCCCGGCGAGTTCCGCGGCCCGGCCGACATGGCCCTGCTGCCCGATGGCACCCTCGGCGTGCTGCAGGCCTTCCCCGGCCGGGTCGTGCGCCTGAACCGGGACGGCACCGAAGCCGGCAAGTGGACCCTCGGCGATCCGGCCGCGGGCGCCTTCTACATCATGCGGGGCCTGAAGACCGGCGGCGATGTCGTCGTGGCCGGCGGCACCCAGCAGCACATCGACCAGAGCCAGGGCCTGGTCCGGCGGGAGACTTTCCTCAGCAGCCTCGGCGCCGACGGCCTGCGCGACGTGACCTACAGCTCGCGCACCTTCGAGCTGAAGTTCCAGGAGCTGCGCTTCGACGAGAAGGACATCGTCGACGGGGCCGACCAGCGCTACGACGTGGGCCCGGACGGCCGCGTCGTCGTCGCCATCCCGCGCAACGGCTACGAGGTGTCGGTCTTCGCCCCGGACGGGACCCTCGAGCGGGTCTTCACCCGCGAGTACGACCCCTGGGTGCGGGACGCCCGCGCCGAAGGCATCTGGCGGCGCATCATGGAGGGCATCCAGGCGCAGCAGCCGGGCCAGGCCCCCGTGAGCTGGGAGCAGACCGAGCCCGACGTGGAGAACGTGCGCGTGGCCGCCGACGGGCGCACGTGGATCCTGACCAGCCGCGGCATGTGGACGCCTCCGGCGGGGGTCTTCGCCCGCTACGACGTGTTCAGCCCCGCGGGGAACTTCGTCGAGCAGGTCGATGTGCGCTGCGAAGGCGACCCCACCAGCGATGTGCTGATCTGGGCCGGACCGGACCGCGTGCTGCGGGTGACCGGCTTCTGGGGCGCCATCCTGTCGCGCTTCGGCGGCGGCGCCGGCGCGGGCGACGACGAGACCGAGGCCGAGCCCATGTCCATCGTGTGCTACGAGTACCGTTAGGGAGGACGACGCCCATGAACCGCATTCCGTCCCGCCTCGTGACCGCCGCGGGTCTGGCCCTCGTCCTGGCCGCCGGCGGTGTCCGGGCAGCCGTGCCCGAGGTGGCCAACGGCCCGACGCCGCGTGACGGCGCCGAGACCCTCCCCCTGGAGGAACTGTGGCGCGTCGGCGGCCCCGACGACGAGGAGAACCTGCTCGGCGTGGTGGGCGGCGTGCTCGCCGACGACGACGGCAACGTCTACCTGCTCGACCTGCAACTGGTCGAGGTCCAGGTCTTCGACGCCGAGGGCACGTTCACGCGCTCGCTGGGCCAGCGCGGCGACGGCCCCGGCGAACTGCGCTTCGTGGTCGACGCCCTGTTCATGCCCGACGGCTCCCTGGGCCTGGTGCAGCCGTTTCCCGGCAAGATCGTCAAGGTGGGCCTGGACGGCGTGCCCGCGGGCGAGGTGCGGCCGGGCGGCGACCCCACCAACGGCGGGTTCTTCGCCGTGCGCAGCGCCGCCTCGCGGGGCGGCGAGATCGTCCTGAGCGGCACGCGCATCGTGCGCGGCGAGGGCACGGCGACCATGACCCACTTCGTCGATCACCTCGGCCCCGAAGCCGTGGCCGGGCATCCTCTCCTGGAGAAGACCAACGTGCGCGACTTCGCCAATCGCCGCGTGGTCGAGAGCGACGAGTACTTTCCCCACGGCAACGAATGGGATCTCGGTCCGGACGGCCGCGTGGCCCTGGTGCCCGAGCGGGACGCCTACCGCGTCGCGATCTTCGGTGCCGACGGGGCCGCGCAGATGGCCGTGACCCGGCGGGTCGCGCCCCTGCAGCGCTCGGCCGCCGACAAGGAGGAGGCCAAGGCCGGCCTGATGCCGTGGCGCCGGCGCGGCCGCGAACAGCTGACGATCGAGGTCGAGGACACCGCCCCCGCCATCCAGCGCGTGCGCTGGGGCGACGACGGCCGCCTGTGGGTGCTGCCCGCCCGCGGCACGCGCGAACAGCCGGCCGGGGTGCACTCGACCTGGGACGTCTTCACGCCCGACGGGGTCTTCGAGCGCCAGGTGGCCTTCGCCTGCGACGCCGACGGCGAGCAGGACGCCATCTTCTTCCCGGGCGGCGACCTCGTGGTCGTGGTCAAGCAGTTCAAGGAGGCCCTGCGGGCCTTCCAGGGCCGGGCCGGCGCCGACGACGCCGAGGTCGACGAGTCGACCGAACCGAGCCCGCTCGAAGTCGTCTGCTACCGGCTGGCGCCGGGGGTGGCCGCACCGCGGGAATAGACCCGGGCCGCGCGTCCGGACCGACAAGGGGGAATTTCCATGCACCGCTCCGCACCGCCGCGGGCCGGCGCCGCCGGCAGGCCGGCGCGCCGCGCCCTCACCTCCATCCGTAACCTGGTGCTCGCAGTCGGGGTCCTAGGGGCCACGACCGCCCGGGGCGAAGTCCCCGTGGTCGCCAACGGGCCCGAACCGCGCGACGGCGTCGAGACCCTCGTCCTGGCCGAGCAGTGGCGCGTGGGCGGCCCGGGCGACGATGACGCGCTGATCGGGGTCGTGGGCCGGGTCCTCGCCGACGACGAGGGCCGCGTCTACGTGCTCGACATGCAGCAGATCGAGGTGCAGGTCTACGACCGGGACGGGCGCTGCGTGCAGCGGCTCGGCCGCCGCGGCGACGGCCCGGGCGAGCTGAACCTGCTGATCGACGCCGTCCGCCTCGGCGACGGGACGGTCGGCCTGGTGCAACCCTTTCCCGGCAGGATCGTCCTGGTGGATTCGGCCGGCGACCCGGCGGGCGAGATCCCGGCGGGGGACCCGACCACCGGCGGGTTCGCCTTCCTGGTCGCGGCCGCCTCGCGGGGCGGACTGGCGGTCGTGGTCGGCACCCGCATGACCATCCAGGGCGGCACGGGCGTTGCGACCAGCTTCGTCGACCGCGTGGTCGGCGACCGGCTCAGCGGCTCTCCGCTGCTGGAGACCACGCGCCCAGTCGGCCAGACGGATTCGGCACCCGGCGATGTCCACCTGCCGGTCGGCGGACAGTTCGACATCGACCGTGATGGCCGGGTCGCGATGCTGGCCGACCGCGACGAGTACCGGATCGACGTCTACGGGCCGGACGACGTCCGGCAGTTCACCGTGACCCGGGAGGCCGAGCCGCTGCTCCTGACGGAGGCGGAGAAGGCGGCCATCGCCGGGCGGCTGGCGCCGACTCCGGGCGCGCGCGGCAACCGGCAGGAGTTTCGTGTCCCGGATGTGGCCGCGGCCGTGCAGAAGCTGCACTGGAGCGACGCCGGCGAGCTCTGGGTGCTGCCGGCCCACGGCACGCGCGACCAGCCGCCGGGCGTCCACTCGACCTGGGACGTCTTCACGCCGGACGGCGTGTTCGCGCGCCGGGTGCGCGTCGCCTGCGACGCGGACCCGGAGCGGGACGAGGTCCACTTCCCCGGCGGTGACCTGGTGGTCATCGTCACGAACGCCGAAGACGCGATGGACTCGTACTTCGGCAACCTCCTCGGGGCCGCCGACGGCGCCGCGGCGACAGAGAATGACGACGACCTGCTGCAGATCGTCTGCTACCGGCCGGTGCCCCCCGGGACGCCCGCCAAACCCTAGCCTCGGGCCGGGCGACTCCGGCCGGAGGGAACCGGAGGATCGCCCATGTCGAAGCTCGCCAGCCGCCTCGCCCCCGCCGTGATCGCCCTGGCCGCCGCCCTGCCGGCGGCCGGCGCGCCCCCCGCCGTCACGAACCCCGCCACGCCGCGCGACGGCGTGGTCGTCGCCCCCCTCGTCGAGCAGTGGCGCGCCGGGGGCGAGGACGACGACGTCTTTTTCGGCAACATCGGCGCGGTGCGCACCGACGCGGAAGGCAACGTCCTGCTGCTCGACTCCCAGCTCTCCGAGGTGCATCGCATCTCGCCGACGGGCGACCACCTCGGGGTCATCGGCGCCGAGGGCGATGGCCCCGGCGAGGTGCGGCGCCCCAACGACATGTTCGTCACCGCCGACGGCACCGTGTGCCTGCTGCAGGGCTTCCCCGGCCGCGTGGTGATGCTCCATCCGGACGGCACGCCCGCCGGCGAGACCACCTACAAGCAGGCGGCCGACGCCCAGAGCCAGTTCGCCGTGATGGTGCGCGGGCTGGCCCTTCCGGACGGCATGGTCCTGGCGGGCATCCGCATGAGCTTCGGCGGCGGCGGCACCAGCCGGCAGGAGTACTTCCTGGCCCGCTGCGACGGCGCGGCCCTGCAGCGGAGCGAGCTCCTGATGAAGGAGCACACCATCGACTACAGCGACTTCGCCCTCGACGAGCTCGGCATGGACTTCGTCTGGAGCCGGATCGCCGTGCTGCCGGACGGCCGCGTCGTGGTGGCCCCTGCGCGCAACGAGATGAGCTTCACGGTGCATGCGCCCGACGGCACGCCGCAGCTCACCTTCGGCCGCCCCTGCCCGCCCCGCACCCGCACCGCCGACGAGAGCGCCCAGGCCCGACGGATCATCGAGGCGGTGGGGGCCAACTACCCCACGCCCCCGCGCCACATCACCATCGAGGACACGCCGCCGGCCGTGGGCGGCCTGTGGGCCACCGCCGACGGGCGCGTGTGGGTGCAACCGGGCGGCCACCAGACCGACCTGCCCGACGGCACCTGGGTGCGTCTGGACGTGTACGGTCCGGACGGCGTCTTCCGGCGCCAGGTGGCCCTCGCGGGCGACCATGACGCCACCCGGGACGGCCTGCACATCCTGCCGGACGGACGGATCGTGGTGGTCACGGGCAGCCTCGACGCCTTCCTGAGCCAGCAGGCCGTGGCCGGCGACGCCGAGGCGGCCGAGACCGCGCCCCTCGAAGTGATCTGCTACGCCCCCGTGCCGTGAGCCCCCCGCGGGCCCAACGGCTTGTGAACAAATGCAAATCCGGGGAAAAGGGCTGCAACAGAGGCCCCATCATGGCGTATGATGCCCCGTGACCCGACGTGTCCGCCGGCTCGCCCCGGCGGACGCTTCGTGTGAATGAGACCCGGTCCGGCCGGGTACGACCCGACGACACCGCCCTCCCGCACGCTCCCGAAAGGCCGATCATGCGCGCACCCCTGTCCGCCGTCCGCCGCACCCTGCCGGTGCTCCCGCTGCTGCTCGTTCTCCTGCTGGCCCTCGGGGGCTGCCTCGGCGGCGGCGGCGGCGATGGCAATGGCGCCGACTCCACCGCCGTGGCCGCCGCCGACACGAGCGGCGCCGACGCCGCGGACGGCGAGGAAGGCGAGGAGGCCGCCAAGAAGGAGAAGTCGATCAAGGTGAACGTGGGCACGGTGCGGCGGGGCGACCTGGTGCTGCCGGTGTACGCCGACGGCGCCATCCGCACGCCCAAGACGGTGAGCGTCCGCACCAAGGTGGGCGGCGAGCTGATCGCCGTCTCGGTGCAGGACGGCGACCGGGTGCGCAAGGGGCAGGTCATCGCGCGCATCGATCCCCGCGAATACGAGATCGCCCTCGAGGAGAGCCGCTACCGGCACCTGCAGGCCCTGAGCCAGATGGCCGCCGAGGCCGACACCTTCGCCGTGAACACCGAGGCCGTGGCCGCCTTCCGCGCCGGGCGCGACGAGTTGGAGAAGGCCCAGGCCCGGGGCACGATCACCCGCGAGGAGTACCAGACCCGCATCCTGCAGCTGGAGATGGACTCGCTGCAGAAGGGCGCCTTCCGCGACGCCGTCTTCGCCCAGCGCACGGGCCTGGCGGAGGCGCGCATGGCCGAGGAGCGCGCCCGCCTGAACCTCGAGTACACGGAGATCCGGGCCCCCTTCGCCGGCGTGGTGCAGGGCCTGACCATGGTCGCCGGCCAGAACCTCTCGGTGGGCGAGGCCGTGTGCACCCTCTTCAACAACGACAAGCTCGAGGCGGCGGTGAACGTGCTCGAGGCCGACCTGGGCAACCTCATGGAGGGGCGTCCGGTGCTGCTGGCCGTGCCCGCCACGGGCGACACCCTCAAGGTGGCCGTCGACGTCATCAGCCCGACCCTCGACCAGACGACCCGCACCTGCGAGGTCCTCGTCCGCTTCGACAACCCCGACGGCCGCCTGCGACCGGGCATGTTCGTGCGGGCCGAGATCGCCGGCATCGTCTTCCCGGACAAGCTGCTGGCCCCCAAGGAGGCGCTGCTGATCCGCGACGACCGGCCGCTGGTGTTCAAGCGCGACGGCGACCGCGCCCTGTGGCACTACGTCGACGTCGGGCTGCAGAACGACGACTGGGTCGAGATCCTGCGCGTGCATTCGGGCGGCACCCTCGCCCCCGGCGACCAGGTCGTGGTGTCGGACCACCTGACCCTCGCCCACGAGGCCAAGATCAAGGTCGGCAAGACCGTCGCGCCCCACGACAAGTGGGACTTCGCCGGGTCGGCGCTGGCCCAGGAAGGCGCGGCCCGATGATCATCCAGACCGCCGTCCGGCGTCCGGTCGCGATCCTGATGCTCTTCGCGGGCCTGGTGCTGATCGGGTTCCAGGCCCGGCAGCGCCTGGCCGTCGACCTGCTGCCCGCCATCAACTACCCGAACCTGACGGTGATCACCAACTACACCGACACGCCCGCCGACGACATGACGCGGCTGGTGACCCAGCCGCTCGAGGAGGTCATCACCGGCCTGGCGGGCGTGCGGCGCGTGATCTCGAAGACCCGCGAGGGCGTCTCGACCATCACCGTGCAGTACGAGTGGGGCACGGAGATGGACTTCGCCAACCTGCACCTGCGGGAGGCCATCGACCGCGTCGCCTACCAGGACGACTTCCCCGAGGCCGCCGACCGGCCCCTGATCCTGCGCTGGGACCCGAGCGCGCGGCCCATTGCCATCCTGGTGCTGCACGGCGACGACCCCATGGCCCGCATGACGGAATTCGCCCGCGAGGTGGTCAAGCCGGCCCTCGAGCAGATCAACGGCATCAGCCAGGCCGAGGTGATCGGCGGCGCCGAGCGGGAGATCCTGGTGCGGCCCGACTTCGACCGGCTGCGCCTGTACAACCTCACGATGGAGGACCTGGCCCAGGCCCTGCGCGTGGCCAACATCAGCTTCCCGGGCGGGCGCATCCGCAAGGGGCCGCTGCACCTGCCCCTGCGCATCCTCGGCGAATTCGAGAACCTCGACGAGATCCGCCAGACCGAGATCCCCGCCGCCGGGCCGGGCATCACCATCGGCGACGTGGCCAAGGTGCTCGACACAACCAAGGATCCCGAGGGCTTCACCCTCGACGGCAACGAGGAGGTGGTCTCGCTGCACCTGTACAAGGAGGTGGGCGAGAACACCATCGAGACCACGGCCGAGGTGGACAAGGTGCTCGGCATCCTCAAGGGCCAGTACGGCGACCTGGACTACCGCTTCATCTACCGCGACGCCGACTTCGTGGCCGAGAGCTTCCGCGGCATGCAGGACTCGCTGCTGTACGGCTCGGGCCTGGCCTTCCTCGTGCTCTTCCTGTTCCTGATGGACTGGCGCAGCCCCATCGTCGTGGGCCTGGCGATCCCGGTCTCGATCATGACCACCTTCGCCTTCCTCTACTTCGCCGACGTGGGCCTGAACCTGATGTCGCTGGGCGGCCTCTCGCTGGCGGCGGGTATGCTCGTGGACAACTCCATCGTGGTGCTGGAGAACATCAACCGGCACCTGCGCAAGGCCCGCGACACCGGGCGCGACGTCGCCGAGGTGTGCGCGACGGCGGCGGCCGAGGTGGCCTCGCCGGTCATCGCCGCCACCCTGACCACGGTGGCCGTGTTCTTCCCGGTGATCTACGTGCCGGGCATCGCCGGCGAGTTCTTCCGCGACCAGGCCCTGACGGTGACCATCTCGCTGATCGTGTCGATCTTCGCGGCGCTGCTGCTGCAGCCCATGCTCTCGGCCCACATCCTGAAGGTGCCCGGCGACCGGCCGGCGGCGGTCTTCCGGCCCTTCGACAACGGGTTCAACGCGGTGGCGCGCGTCTACCACGGGCTGCTCGAGCGGGTGCTGAGCCACAAGACCCCCTTCCTGGTCGTGCTCGTGCTGGCCCTGGTCGGCGGGGCCTGGGTGGGCACCCACATGCGCCTGAGCTTCATGCCCGACCGCACCCAGGGCGACTTCACCCTGGCCATGGAGCTGCCCGCCGGCACGCCCCTGGAGATGACCGACGAACTGGCCAGCGACCTGGCCGCGGCGCTGGTGCCCATGCCCGAGGTGGCGACGGTGTACACCCAGGTCGGCGTCACCGAGAAGACCCTGGCCAGCCTGAAGGAGTACAGCGCGGCCAACACCGCGCGCATCCGGGTGATGCTGCACCCCTCGCGCCACGGGCGCCAGGACATGGAGCACGTGAAGGCGCGCCTGCAGCCCCGGCTCGACGCGATCACGGGCGGCGTCTTCGTGTACAGCGAGGAGGGCGTCGGCCTGCGGGAGATCCTGGCCAGCGGCGAGTCGGCCTTCACCCTGGGCATCGTGGCCGAGAAGGGCGAGGACGCCCGCGTGATGGCCGAGAACCTGCTGCCCCGCCTGCGTGCGATCCCGGGCCTGCAGGACGTCGAGATGGATCGCGTGCTGGGCAACCCCACCGTCGAGGTGACGGTCGACCGCGAGAAGGCCCTGCGCTTCGGACTCGAGCCGGAGGCCCTGGCCCGCGAGCTGCGGAACCGCATCCAGGGCACCGTGGCCACGACCTACAACGAGATCGAGCAGCGCATCGACATCGCCGTGCGCCTGCCGCGCGACCAGCGCTACGACCTGTCGACGGTGCTGGCGTCGCCGGTCGCCGTCGGCGAGGGCAAGACCGTCCCCCTGGGCAGCTTCGTGATCCAGGAGACCGGCACGCCGGTGCGCGAGATCGTGCGGCGCGACCAGCGCCGGCAGATCACCATCGCCGGCGACGTGAACGGGCGCAGCATGGCCGAGATCTGGCAGGACGTGGACGCGCTGCTGGCGGGCATCGACACCGGCGAAGGCCTGGCCTTCGTCACCGGCGGCGAGCAGGAGGAGATCAACAGCTCGTTCCGCGACCTGGGCTTCGCCCTGCTGCTGAGCGGCCTGCTGGTCTACATGATCCTGGCCGCCCAGTTCGAGAGCTTCCTCGACCCGCTGATCATCTCGGCGGTGCTGCCGGTGGGCATCACGGGCGCCTTCTTCACCCTGGCCCTGACGGGTCAGAGCCTGAACATCATCTCGCTGATCGGCCTGATCGCCCTGCTGGGCATCGCGGTCAACGACGCCATCGTGAAGGTGGCCACGATCCGGCGCCTGCGCGCCGACGGCCTGCCGGGACGGGCGGCGATCCTGGCCGCGAGCGAACTGCGCTTCCGGCCCATCCTGATGACCACCGTCACCACGGTGCTGGCCATGGTCCCCATGGGGCTCGGCCTGGGCACCGGCGAGCAGATGCAGCGGCCCCTGGCGATCACGATCATCGGCGGCCTGAGCATCGCCACCCTGTTGACGCTCTTCCTGACGCCGGTGGTGTACGAGGCCCTGCACCGGCGCACGGACAAGGACTACGAGACGGGCTCCGCCCCCGACGGCACCGCCGTCGCGGTCGACGCCTAGGACGACGCCTCCCCGACCGAGGAGACGCAGACGATGATCCGATTCGCCGTCGACCACCCCGTGGCGACGTGGATGCTCTTCACGGCCCTGATCGTGACGGGCGTCTACGCCGTGCCGAAGCTCAACATCGAGGCGATGCCCGAGACCGAGCTGCCCGAGCTGAGCATCGTCACGTCCTGGAACGGGGCCTCCCCCAGCGCCATCCAGCGGTCGATCACCCTGCCCATCGAGGAAGCCGTCGCGGGTTGCCACGGCGTCGAGGACCTGGACAGCCAGTCCCGCCACGGCCAGAGCACCGTGACGGCCAAGTTCAAGCGCGGCACGAACATGGAATTCGCGAGGCTCGAGCTGAGCGAGCGGCTCGGCTCGGTGCGGCGCAGCCTGCCGGCCCAGGCCAGCCAGCCCTTCATCCGGCCGTTCGTGCCCGAGGAGCTGCGCACCGAGGAGTTCTTCTCGGTGAGCCTGATCTCGCCCCTGAGCATGAACGACCTGCGCGACCGGGCCGAGACCTGGATCGTGCCCCGCTTCCTGTCGATTCCCGGCGTGGCCGACGCCGAGCTGCGCGGCGGGGCCCGGCCCCTGGTGCGGGTGCTGCTCGACCTCGAGCTCATGGAGCGCTACGGCCTGACCGCCGACGGCATCGCCTCGCGCCTGGACGCCCTGGACGACATCGTGCCCGCGGGGCCGGTGCGCGAGAGCGGTCGCGAGCTGACGGTCAGCGTGCGCGACTCGGTCTCGGTGGCCCGCCTGGAGAACACGGTGCTGCGCACCATCGGCGGCCAGCCGGTGCTGCTGCGCCACGTGGCCAAGGTGAAGCGCGACTTCGAGGACATCGCCTACTACAGCCGCATCGGCGGCGAGAACGTGATCACGCTGCTGATCACCAAGCGCAGCGGCCAGAACTCCATCGCCGTGAGCCGGCGCCTGCGCGGCGAGCTGCCGGCCATCGAGGCCGAGGCGCCGTTCCCGGTGAGCTTCGAGGTCGACCAGGACGAGGGCGAGGACCTCGAGGAGAAGCTCGAGGAGCTGGTGATCCGCTCGCTGGTGATCCTGGGTCTGCTGTTCATCATGCTCGCCGTCGCCCTCAAGCAGGTGCGGCTGACGGCCATCGTGATCTTCTCGATCCTCCTGGCCATCGTGATCTGCCTGTCGCTGTTCTACTTCTTCGGCGTGTCGGTGAACTTCATCACCATCAGCGGACTGACGGTGTGCTTCGGCATGCTGCTGGACAACTCGATCCTCGTGCTCGACGCCATCCACCGCCGCCTGAGCGGCAACTACCAGGGCGACGCGCGGCAGGCCCTGATCCGCGGCACCCGCGAGGTGGCCTTCCCGATCATGGCCACGACCCTGACCACGGTGGTCGCCTTCCTCTCGTTCATCTTCATGACCGACCGCCTGTCGCTCTTCTACGTGCCCCTGGCCGTGAGCGTGGGCATCGCCATGCTGGCCTCGATCTTCGTGGCCTTCGCCTGGATCCCGGTGGCGCTGCGCGGCCCGGCCGAGAAGGAGATGCGCCACACGCGCGCCGCCGACGACGAGTTCGGCCTCGCGGGCTGGGCCATGCTGTGGCGCTGGAGCCTGGCATCGGTGCTGCTGGCGGCGGCGGTCTTCGGCGGCCTCTGGCTGTGGAAGGGCGAGTTCGAGGCCATGGATCTCTGGCCGTGGGTCGCGGGCGCGGGCGGACTGCTGGTGGCCGTGGGCTTCTTCGTCAGCTACGTCGACACGCTGACGCGCATCCACACCCGCTTCTGGCTGTACCCGTTCGTGATCGTCTTCGGGCTCTTCGTCGGCACCTTCTTCGTGTTCAAGGACAAGGTGCGCACCGGCGGCTTCTGGCGCCCCCAGACCCAGGAGCAGATCGTCGTCTTCCTCGAGCGCCCGGTGGGCACCGACGTGAAGCTCTCGAGCGAGACCATCAAGCTCTTCGAGGACGAGGTGCTGCCCATCCCCGAGGGGGTGCACATGCGCAGCGGGGCGTCCGGCAACCGGGCCTGGATGTTCATCGAGTTCGAGGAGGAGATGCTCAAGACCGCCTACCCGGAGATGTACCGCAACCAGGTCATCGTGCTGGCCGAGGAGCTCGGCGGCATGTTCATCTGGATCAACGGGTTCGGCGACCCCTACATGAAGGGCGGCCGCGGCGGCGGCATGAGCAACTCGACCATCCGCCTGACCGGCTACAACAGCAAGGAACTGAAGGAGATCAGCGACGGGGTGCTGGGCCGGCTCGACCGCAACCGGCGCGTGCGCAACGCCCGCCTGACCAGCGGCGACCGCTTCAGCCGCTCGGACACCGACGAGACGGTGGTCATGCTCGACCGGCAGGCCCTGGCCAGCCACCGGCTGAGCATGGCCGAGGTCATGGGGCACATCCGGCGGCTGCTCGGCGTCGAGAACCCCTGGCACATGGTGCTCGACGGCGAGGACCAGCGCCTGATGCTCACCTTCGACGACGCCCAGAGCATCGAGTACGACCAGATCCTGGGCCGCACCATGACCACGAGCCGCGGCCAGAAGGTGCAGCTCGGGCGGCTGATCAGCATCGAGAGCCGGCCCGAGATCTCGTCCATCAACCGGCACGACCAGAAGTACAGCCAGCAGATCAACTGGGAGTACATCGGCACCGACCGCATGCGGCGCCAGTACATCAAGGAGATCATGGCCGGCATGGAACTGCCCTACGGCTACACGGCCGAGGACATGAGCGGCGAGCAGATCACCGAGGACGAGGAGGAGGAGCTCAAGAACACGCTCTGGCTGACGGTCGTGTTCATCTTCATGGCCCTGGCCGCCATGTTCGAGAGCTTCGCCCTGCCCCTGCTGGTGCTGCTGGCGGTGCCCATGGCCCTCGTGGGGGTGGCCGGAATCTTCTGGGGCACCGGGGCCGAGTTCGACTCGTCGGCCAAGATCGGCCTGATCCTCATGTTCGGCATCGTGGTCAACAACGCGATCCTGCTCATCAACCGCTTCCGGCTGCAGGTGCGGGAGATCCTCGAGCAGGAGGACGTCCCCGCCGGCGACGGCGAGGGCCAGGTGCCGCCCAAGCGCCGGCTCGGGGCCTTCGACCTGTGGCGCCTGCCCGGCGAGATGCGCCAGCGCATCCTGCGCACGGCCATCCTCGACGGCACGCGGATCCAGATGCGTTCGATCCTGTTGACCAGCGGCACGACCATTGCCGGATTGCTGCCGTTGCTGTACAAGAAGGATGCGTCCGCGGGCAAGGACATCTGGGAGAACCTGGCGCTGAGCTCCATCGGCGGCCTGGGCAG
Encoded here:
- a CDS encoding efflux RND transporter permease subunit — protein: MIRFAVDHPVATWMLFTALIVTGVYAVPKLNIEAMPETELPELSIVTSWNGASPSAIQRSITLPIEEAVAGCHGVEDLDSQSRHGQSTVTAKFKRGTNMEFARLELSERLGSVRRSLPAQASQPFIRPFVPEELRTEEFFSVSLISPLSMNDLRDRAETWIVPRFLSIPGVADAELRGGARPLVRVLLDLELMERYGLTADGIASRLDALDDIVPAGPVRESGRELTVSVRDSVSVARLENTVLRTIGGQPVLLRHVAKVKRDFEDIAYYSRIGGENVITLLITKRSGQNSIAVSRRLRGELPAIEAEAPFPVSFEVDQDEGEDLEEKLEELVIRSLVILGLLFIMLAVALKQVRLTAIVIFSILLAIVICLSLFYFFGVSVNFITISGLTVCFGMLLDNSILVLDAIHRRLSGNYQGDARQALIRGTREVAFPIMATTLTTVVAFLSFIFMTDRLSLFYVPLAVSVGIAMLASIFVAFAWIPVALRGPAEKEMRHTRAADDEFGLAGWAMLWRWSLASVLLAAAVFGGLWLWKGEFEAMDLWPWVAGAGGLLVAVGFFVSYVDTLTRIHTRFWLYPFVIVFGLFVGTFFVFKDKVRTGGFWRPQTQEQIVVFLERPVGTDVKLSSETIKLFEDEVLPIPEGVHMRSGASGNRAWMFIEFEEEMLKTAYPEMYRNQVIVLAEELGGMFIWINGFGDPYMKGGRGGGMSNSTIRLTGYNSKELKEISDGVLGRLDRNRRVRNARLTSGDRFSRSDTDETVVMLDRQALASHRLSMAEVMGHIRRLLGVENPWHMVLDGEDQRLMLTFDDAQSIEYDQILGRTMTTSRGQKVQLGRLISIESRPEISSINRHDQKYSQQINWEYIGTDRMRRQYIKEIMAGMELPYGYTAEDMSGEQITEDEEEELKNTLWLTVVFIFMALAAMFESFALPLLVLLAVPMALVGVAGIFWGTGAEFDSSAKIGLILMFGIVVNNAILLINRFRLQVREILEQEDVPAGDGEGQVPPKRRLGAFDLWRLPGEMRQRILRTAILDGTRIQMRSILLTSGTTIAGLLPLLYKKDASAGKDIWENLALSSIGGLGSSTVLILMGMPALYWIFTRWGWGFARLGRWVKRRTGRAAVSAAPGEAGLAE